Part of the Shewanella eurypsychrophilus genome is shown below.
CGTAAGAAAGATATGATTATTGTCTCAGGCTTTAACGTCTATCCAAATGAAGTCGAAGATGTGCTGGCTAATCATGAGTCTATACTGGAATGTGCCGTTATCGGCATTAAAGATGAACGCAGCGGCGAAGCGGTAAAAGCCGTTATTGTGTTAGCTGATCAAGCTGCTGATACTGATGCTGCAAAGCTCGCTATCACAGCATACTGCCGAGAGCAGCTTACCGCTTATAAAATACCGAAACAGATAGAATTTATGGCAGCACTGCCTAAATCGACAGTGGGCAAAATCTTGCGTAGAGAGTTAAGAAAAAGCTAAGAAAATGACCAACAAGGTACGAGTTCCTAGGTCCTAGGAACTCGTACCTTGCTTCATCTACAATCCCTCTAACCACTCCTTAATAACAGGCCTGACATCTGGGCTGACGACTATGCCCATATGGCTTAAACCTGGCAATACCTTCACTTGAGTCTTTTGACTGTTAACAGCATGCTTAGTGATTAATCCCTGATACTTATCGGCAAACATGGTCTCATCTTTGCTGCCAGCAAGGAGCAATAAGGGCTGAGTCAGCGCACTTAAATCTTTGCCATAATCCCTTGGAGCAAATGAGGTGTTAAGCCTGTAGGAGTAAGCGAGTGTTTCAGTGCCATTTCGTACCTCTGGGGGCATATTAAACTCGATACTGATCAGATGGTTTAAGCCATGAATACCGATATTATTTAGCATACTCAAACCAATAATTCTGGCGGTATAGGGCTTAGCCCAACCACCCGCATTGGGCCGAGTTGTAGACGCGTTATAATAGACAAATGGTGCCAGCAGCAGATAGGCATCGGCCAATTGCCCATGTGTGCCACCTGCGAAACGGATCGCTAAGCCACCGCCAGATGAGTGGCCGCCCATGATGATGCTGGAACCGGGCGAGTCCTGTTTTATCCCTATAATCAGATCGGTAAGGTCATCTTCGAACTGGCCGATATAATCGATATCTCCGCGCCGCTTAGGGTTAACGCCATGGCCACGCAGATCCGGCGTGTAGACCTGCGCCAAGCCCTGCTCACTGATAAATTTGGCCAGCGGATAAAACTGTTGGCTGTGCCAGCCGGAGCCATGGAGTAAAATTAACACCTTATCCGAGTCTGAAGAGTAATACCGATATTGAAGCTGGCCTTCCCCTCTTGTGCCATAGCTTTGCAGTGGCGGCATCTGGCTGTAGTCGATAAGCATTTCACTGAAGTTAATACCGGCTTGCTTATCAGACGTATCTGCTTCGTCAGGTTCTGATGATGACACACCAAACAGGGTAAGACTCATCGCGATAACAAGGTAGCCCCCCATAGATAACAGCACAGAGAATAGTACTTTTTTTATCACTTTATTCATAAAGATCCCTCTTCTATAAAATGTGT
Proteins encoded:
- a CDS encoding alpha/beta hydrolase, encoding MNKVIKKVLFSVLLSMGGYLVIAMSLTLFGVSSSEPDEADTSDKQAGINFSEMLIDYSQMPPLQSYGTRGEGQLQYRYYSSDSDKVLILLHGSGWHSQQFYPLAKFISEQGLAQVYTPDLRGHGVNPKRRGDIDYIGQFEDDLTDLIIGIKQDSPGSSIIMGGHSSGGGLAIRFAGGTHGQLADAYLLLAPFVYYNASTTRPNAGGWAKPYTARIIGLSMLNNIGIHGLNHLISIEFNMPPEVRNGTETLAYSYRLNTSFAPRDYGKDLSALTQPLLLLAGSKDETMFADKYQGLITKHAVNSQKTQVKVLPGLSHMGIVVSPDVRPVIKEWLEGL